Part of the Acidobacteriota bacterium genome is shown below.
CCTACAGCCAAAATGCAGATTGGCGCAATGAGCAGGGCTGATCAAATCTCCGCGCAAGTCACCGGACAAGTCAGCGGACAAGTGACCGGACAAGTCGCCGAACAAGTCCTTCGATTTTGCCAGACGCCGCGAAAAGCAAGCGAAATCCAGGAATTGCTGGGCCTCCGACATCGGGAGACCTTTACAAACAATTATCTGAGGCCGCTACTCGAAAAAGGTTGGCTGGAGCGGACCATTCCTGACAAGCCGAGAAGCCGCTTGCAGAAATACAGATTAACACAGGATGGAGAAGTAGCACTGAAAGAGCTCGGCAGGGAGGATGTGAAATGATATATGCTCTTTGCGCACTGGTAGGTCTTATGATTGGTGGCTTTGTGGCCTGGATATTCGCTGCCACGCGGATAACGAAATCATTGACAGTAAAAATTGAAGAATCTGAACGGCGAGCGAACATCGCTGAGGGGCGAGCTTCCGGCTTGGAAGGCACCATTACTGAACTGCGAGCGCAAAA
Proteins encoded:
- a CDS encoding Fic family protein produces the protein MSRADQISAQVTGQVSGQVTGQVAEQVLRFCQTPRKASEIQELLGLRHRETFTNNYLRPLLEKGWLERTIPDKPRSRLQKYRLTQDGEVALKELGREDVK